The genomic DNA CGCCTTGGCCAGCGTGCGTTCGAGATCGACGAGCAGGCTGTTCAGATCGACGGGAATCACCGACGTGACTTCGATCGTCGCCAGCGTCTTGCCGTCGGCGAACCAGCGCGAGCTGAAATCCCAGCCCGTTTCGCCGCCCGCGCGCAGATTGCGCCACAGGTCTTCGGCGTTGCGCTGCGGCGTCGCTTGCGCGGTGGCGACGTCTTCCCGATACGATTCGTCGCGCGGCGTGGCGCGCTCGTCCCAATAGCGGTTCAGGAGCGTGCCGTCGGGCAGGCGCACGAGATGCCGGTAGGCGCTGCCGGCCGCGATCTTGTCATGGCCGTCCATCCAGTACGCGTATTCTTTGCGCAACTGGGGCAGATAGCGCAGATAGACCTGATCGCCTTCGCGATCGGCGGCGAGACGCACCATCTGCGCGAAGAACGGCGGCTGCGAGCGGCTCAGATAGTACGTGCGATTGCCGTTCGGAATATGGCCATACCGGTCGATCAAGATCGCGAAGTTGTCGAGTTCGTTCTTCAGCAGATCTTCGCGGCCGCTTTGCCTCAGTCCAAGCATGATGAAGTACGAGTCCCAGTAGTAAATTTCGTCGAAGCGGTCGCCGGGAACGATGTACGGATACGGCAGCGGCAGCAGCGACGACCACGGGCTCGCGCTGGCATCGGGGTCGCGCCGCAGCACGGACCACAGCGTGTCGATATGAGCAGTGATGCTCTGGTTCGGATCGGACACGTAGTTCTTCGTTTCGCGCGCGGGTAGCGTAAAGCGCTGCTCGACGAACGATTTCAGCGCGAACTGCGCGCTGTCCTTCTGCCTGGCATAATCAGCGACGATCTGTTGCGGCGGCGCGTTCGGCACCATGTCGGCGAAGGTCTTGCTGTCCGGGTAGAGATGCGCGAGTTCGACATCGCGATACAGCGCGCCGTATAGCTCGGACGGCGGCACGGGCACGACGGGCGAAGCGTTGCCGTTAATGCCAGCCAGATTGGCCGCTGGTGTTTGCGCGGCGCCTGGCTGCAT from Paraburkholderia terrae includes the following:
- the treF gene encoding alpha,alpha-trehalase TreF produces the protein MPMQQAHTRRILSTTLCAAALLVACMQPGAAQTPAANLAGINGNASPVVPVPPSELYGALYRDVELAHLYPDSKTFADMVPNAPPQQIVADYARQKDSAQFALKSFVEQRFTLPARETKNYVSDPNQSITAHIDTLWSVLRRDPDASASPWSSLLPLPYPYIVPGDRFDEIYYWDSYFIMLGLRQSGREDLLKNELDNFAILIDRYGHIPNGNRTYYLSRSQPPFFAQMVRLAADREGDQVYLRYLPQLRKEYAYWMDGHDKIAAGSAYRHLVRLPDGTLLNRYWDERATPRDESYREDVATAQATPQRNAEDLWRNLRAGGETGWDFSSRWFADGKTLATIEVTSVIPVDLNSLLVDLERTLAKAYRVQGDASHAENLEQRAAARADAIRRVLWDPQLDAFGDYDFVAHRLTHRLSAATVYPLYAGVATKAQAAAVAETVRARLLRPGGLATTTVNTGQQWDEPNGWAPLQYLAVTGLRRYGHADLAQQIATRWIGTNVTYYQHTGKLVEKYDVDAKAGTTAAGGGEYPLQDGFGWTNGVLRTLMAMYPGAAGPSTRPADVPAGPAGVSEAASAAAAAPKTTHRLRATPAPSSSPAP